In a genomic window of Paramicrobacterium chengjingii:
- a CDS encoding ABC transporter ATP-binding protein: MARRDKKNAASTASGADSTGSNIAEAEAAKTDDALLEFTPTEADGDMFGGAPAKKAQHFWPSTKRLVGLLKPERAGMIFVVLLVVGSVVLTVIAPKVLGAAMDVIFNGVIGAQLPEGVPLETIIAQAKAAGQGDFAQMLATADVVPGQGIDFVELSRLIFIVLGMYVIASMLMWAQGFILNALVMRVVYRLREEIEVKLNRLPLSYFDTRQRGDLMSRVTNDVDNVQQALQQAFSQLVQSLLTIVGIAAMMFIVSWQLALLALIALPLSGIIAGVIGVRSQKLFTAQWKETGTLNGHIEESYSGLELVRAFGRDEEMLQEFDDRNEKLFRASFGAQFVSGMIMPAMQFVSYLSYVLIAVAGGLRVASGQMTLGDATAFIQYSREFSQPISEMAGVANMVQSGVASAERTFELLDADEQEPDDVRAELPEKTDGHVQFDGVSFSYVPESSLIEDVSFEVQPGETVAIVGPTGAGKTTLVNLVMRFYEITGGRILLDGIDTRELSRAQLRSQVGMVLQDTWLFEGSIRDNIRYGRLDATDDEVVDAATATMVDRFVRQLPDGYDTVVDAEGGSVSAGERQLITIARAFLANPSLLILDEATSSVDTRTELLVQKAMAALRTDRTSFVIAHRLSTIRDAHTILVMENGAIVEHGTHDALLARRGAYFDLYMTQFRGEDREEQFETEEHLEVAAEAPLTQEIPAVTGTVPTESVSND, from the coding sequence ATGGCCCGCCGCGACAAGAAGAACGCTGCCTCCACAGCATCCGGGGCCGATTCGACCGGATCGAACATCGCCGAGGCCGAGGCAGCGAAGACCGACGATGCGCTGCTGGAGTTCACCCCGACTGAAGCAGACGGCGACATGTTCGGTGGCGCTCCGGCTAAGAAGGCACAGCACTTCTGGCCGTCGACCAAGCGTCTCGTCGGACTGCTGAAACCCGAGCGAGCGGGCATGATCTTCGTCGTGCTGCTTGTCGTCGGTTCCGTCGTGCTCACGGTAATTGCACCCAAGGTGCTTGGAGCAGCCATGGACGTGATCTTCAATGGCGTTATTGGCGCGCAGCTGCCTGAGGGAGTTCCACTCGAGACGATCATTGCTCAGGCGAAAGCAGCGGGCCAAGGGGACTTCGCCCAGATGCTCGCGACAGCCGATGTGGTTCCGGGGCAGGGGATCGACTTTGTCGAGTTGAGCCGCCTCATCTTCATCGTGCTCGGCATGTACGTCATCGCGTCCATGCTCATGTGGGCGCAGGGCTTCATTTTGAATGCCCTCGTGATGCGCGTGGTCTACCGACTGCGCGAAGAGATCGAGGTCAAGCTCAACCGCTTGCCGCTGAGCTACTTTGATACGCGCCAGCGCGGAGACCTCATGTCGCGCGTGACGAACGATGTCGACAACGTGCAGCAGGCACTTCAGCAGGCGTTCTCGCAGCTCGTGCAGTCTCTGCTCACGATCGTGGGCATCGCGGCTATGATGTTCATCGTCTCGTGGCAGCTTGCGCTGCTTGCGCTCATTGCCCTTCCACTCTCGGGCATCATCGCCGGCGTGATCGGCGTTCGTTCGCAGAAGCTGTTCACCGCACAGTGGAAAGAGACGGGAACGCTCAACGGGCACATCGAAGAGTCGTACTCAGGGCTGGAGCTCGTGCGCGCCTTCGGCCGTGATGAAGAGATGCTGCAGGAGTTCGACGACCGCAATGAGAAGCTCTTCCGGGCATCCTTCGGTGCGCAGTTCGTCTCGGGCATGATCATGCCCGCCATGCAGTTTGTCTCCTATCTTTCGTACGTTCTGATTGCCGTTGCTGGTGGCCTGCGCGTCGCGTCTGGGCAGATGACGCTCGGTGATGCAACGGCGTTCATTCAGTACTCTCGCGAATTCTCCCAGCCGATCAGCGAGATGGCCGGGGTCGCCAACATGGTTCAGTCGGGTGTCGCGTCGGCGGAGCGTACGTTCGAGCTGCTCGACGCAGACGAGCAAGAGCCAGACGACGTGCGCGCCGAACTGCCGGAGAAAACCGACGGACACGTGCAGTTCGATGGCGTCTCGTTCAGTTACGTGCCTGAATCGTCGCTCATCGAGGATGTCTCGTTCGAGGTGCAGCCTGGCGAAACCGTCGCGATTGTCGGGCCGACCGGCGCGGGCAAGACAACGCTTGTCAACCTCGTGATGCGGTTCTACGAGATCACCGGTGGGCGCATCCTGCTCGACGGCATCGACACGCGCGAGCTCTCACGTGCCCAGCTGCGCTCGCAGGTCGGCATGGTGCTGCAAGACACCTGGCTGTTCGAGGGCAGCATCCGTGACAACATCCGATACGGCCGTCTCGATGCCACAGACGACGAGGTCGTGGATGCCGCCACGGCAACCATGGTCGATCGCTTTGTGCGCCAGCTTCCTGACGGGTACGACACAGTGGTGGATGCCGAGGGCGGCAGCGTCTCTGCCGGCGAGCGTCAGCTCATCACGATCGCCCGGGCGTTCCTTGCCAACCCGTCGCTGCTTATTCTCGACGAGGCGACGAGTTCGGTTGACACGCGAACGGAACTGCTCGTGCAGAAGGCTATGGCGGCGCTGCGCACCGACCGCACATCGTTCGTCATCGCGCACCGCCTGTCGACGATTCGCGATGCGCACACGATCCTCGTGATGGAGAATGGCGCGATTGTGGAGCATGGCACCCACGACGCTCTGCTCGCCAGGCGCGGGGCATACTTCGACCTCTACATGACGCAGTTCCGAGGTGAAGACCGCGAAGAGCAGTTCGAGACCGAAGAGCACCTCGAGGTGGCGGCCGAGGCGCCCCTGACACAGGAAATACCGGCAGTAACCGGAACTGTGCCGACGGAGAGTGTCTCGAACGATTGA
- a CDS encoding DUF2871 domain-containing protein: MKRLFWAAAASTLLGLAAGLFYREFTKDLGVTVDSQLSVVHTHMLALGTLVFLIALVLEKTFSLSQSPLFSWFFWVYSAGLLVSTGGMLANGIITVSGGETSAAVAGIAGMGHMTLTVGFGLLFGALGSRILSQPKNVSEPQIR, translated from the coding sequence ATGAAACGCTTGTTCTGGGCCGCCGCAGCATCCACTCTTCTCGGTCTGGCCGCCGGGCTGTTCTATCGAGAATTCACGAAAGATCTCGGAGTGACAGTCGATTCGCAGCTCAGTGTCGTGCACACGCACATGCTCGCTCTCGGCACTCTCGTCTTTCTCATCGCGCTGGTTCTCGAGAAGACGTTCAGCCTGTCACAGAGCCCCCTGTTCAGCTGGTTCTTCTGGGTCTACAGCGCCGGCCTTCTCGTCTCGACGGGAGGAATGCTGGCGAACGGCATCATCACGGTCTCCGGTGGCGAGACCAGTGCAGCTGTTGCCGGCATTGCAGGAATGGGACACATGACGCTGACCGTGGGATTCGGACTGCTCTTCGGTGCGCTTGGATCGCGCATTCTCTCGCAGCCGAAGAACGTCAGCGAGCCGCAGATCCGCTGA
- a CDS encoding putative transporter small subunit: MNVILLTVYVLIWPLIVAGTLYYIASAFFREWREARREGRRLI; encoded by the coding sequence ATGAATGTCATTCTGCTGACGGTCTATGTTCTGATCTGGCCGCTCATCGTTGCCGGAACTCTGTATTACATTGCGAGCGCCTTCTTTCGGGAATGGCGTGAGGCCCGCCGCGAGGGCCGCCGTTTGATCTAG
- a CDS encoding sodium:solute symporter family protein — MSIAISRKKENADGYMTAGNKIGFGISAASMTATWIWASSMYASATSGYTYGISGPIHYGLWGALMILLIYPFGRRIRKVAPRAHTMAEVMHARHGRSSQLMLAGSNVLGSLISLTSNFIAGGALVSMLSPFSFGQGILVIAAGVLLYTLWSGFRASVLTDFAQVLAMLGAVVVIIPAVFFLAGGPSMFVDGAQNLTPQQGDFFSSDAFLNQGAPYIAAVLAYAIGNQTIAQRLFAVREDLIKKTFVTATIGYGATIIGIGMLGVMALYLGIEPLGGDPNNLIPQIAATFLGPVLLCLFFIMIIGSLASTADSDLAALSSIMMADVYGQNIAGKKNANPKTMLLVGRITMIVATGAALFFASGQMNILDLLVFVGALWGALVFPVIASFYWKKVTNLAFSVSVLAALLVFIPVRFEWISMAGITGILFDILAVIGIGIVLGLMAFGFFGKRVALIVGGVSIVASAPFGIGFLHDYAVLSGSLIAYAVSTIICTAISFRSSMNFDFDLIKQRTGDFDTEDPADALLDTVTPVDTTDTATDSDDESADSPRR; from the coding sequence ATGTCGATCGCGATCAGCCGTAAGAAGGAGAACGCGGACGGCTACATGACGGCGGGCAACAAGATCGGCTTCGGCATCTCGGCCGCGTCGATGACCGCAACGTGGATTTGGGCATCGTCGATGTACGCGTCGGCAACGTCGGGCTACACGTACGGGATCTCCGGTCCCATCCACTATGGGCTCTGGGGAGCCCTGATGATTCTGCTGATCTACCCGTTTGGCCGCCGCATCCGCAAAGTCGCGCCGCGCGCGCACACCATGGCCGAGGTCATGCACGCCAGGCACGGTCGGTCGAGCCAGCTGATGCTCGCGGGCTCCAATGTTCTCGGAAGCCTCATCAGCCTCACGTCAAACTTCATCGCCGGAGGCGCGCTCGTTTCAATGCTCTCGCCCTTCAGCTTCGGCCAGGGCATCCTGGTCATCGCTGCAGGCGTTCTCCTGTACACCCTGTGGTCGGGCTTCCGCGCCTCAGTGCTCACCGACTTCGCGCAGGTGCTCGCGATGCTCGGCGCCGTCGTCGTCATCATCCCCGCCGTGTTCTTTCTCGCGGGAGGCCCCTCGATGTTCGTCGACGGAGCACAGAACCTGACACCGCAGCAGGGCGACTTCTTCTCGTCAGACGCCTTCCTCAACCAGGGCGCACCATACATCGCCGCGGTGCTCGCCTATGCGATCGGCAACCAGACCATTGCGCAGCGCCTCTTCGCCGTGCGCGAGGACCTCATCAAGAAGACGTTCGTGACCGCGACCATCGGCTACGGAGCGACAATCATCGGAATCGGGATGCTCGGCGTGATGGCGCTCTATCTCGGCATCGAACCCCTCGGCGGCGATCCCAACAACCTCATTCCGCAGATCGCCGCGACGTTCCTCGGACCGGTGCTGCTCTGCCTGTTCTTCATCATGATCATCGGTTCGCTCGCCTCGACTGCCGATTCAGACCTCGCCGCTCTGTCTTCGATCATGATGGCCGACGTCTACGGTCAGAACATTGCGGGAAAGAAGAACGCAAACCCCAAGACGATGCTGCTCGTCGGCCGCATCACCATGATCGTTGCAACGGGTGCCGCGCTGTTCTTCGCCAGCGGCCAGATGAACATTCTCGACCTGCTCGTGTTCGTCGGTGCCCTGTGGGGTGCACTCGTGTTCCCGGTGATCGCCAGCTTCTACTGGAAGAAGGTGACGAACCTCGCTTTCTCTGTGTCAGTGCTCGCAGCGCTCCTCGTATTTATACCTGTTCGCTTCGAGTGGATCTCGATGGCCGGCATCACCGGAATCCTGTTCGACATCCTCGCCGTCATCGGCATCGGCATCGTGCTCGGGCTCATGGCCTTCGGCTTCTTCGGCAAACGCGTCGCGCTCATTGTCGGAGGCGTCTCCATCGTGGCATCCGCTCCGTTCGGCATCGGGTTTCTTCACGACTACGCCGTGCTGTCTGGCTCGCTCATCGCGTATGCCGTGAGTACGATCATTTGCACCGCGATTTCGTTCCGCAGCTCGATGAACTTCGACTTCGACCTCATCAAACAGCGCACCGGTGATTTCGACACGGAAGACCCGGCCGATGCCTTGCTCGACACAGTCACCCCGGTCGACACCACCGATACCGCCACCGATTCCGACGACGAGTCCGCGGACTCGCCGCGACGCTAA